The following nucleotide sequence is from Pseudomonadota bacterium.
ATCCGTATGTTATTGTGCAATTTGAATTTGTAAAGCCCGGAAAAGGGCAGGCTCTTTACAAATGTAAATTAAAAAATATGATTAACGGTTCGCAATTTGACCGCACATACAGATCCGGAGAAAAATTTAATGAAGCACAGCTTGAAGAGCAAGAAATGGAATATTTATATTCTGACAGCAGCGGTTATTGTTTTATGAATACCTCAACTTATTCTCAGGAATTTCTTAGTTCTGAACAAATTGGCGATGCCATAAATCTCTTAAAAGAAAATACAGTATGTAATGTATTGTTTTTTGGAGAAAAAGCAATCGAACTTTCTCTTCCAAATTTTTTAAATCTTCAAATAATTAAAGCCGATCCATGGGCAAAAGGTGATACGGCAGCCGGAAGCACCAAGCCTGCAACACTAGAAACAGGATATGTTCTTCAGGTTCCCCCCTTCATTGATGAAGGAGAATATATACGCATTGATACCCGTACAGGTCAATATGTTGAAAGGGTAAAAAATAAAAACTGATTATATTATAATGATTCGATTTTCAGGCAGCTATTTGATGGTTAGTTTGAGTTTTCCGGACTATTATGGATTTTATCAATTATTTCAACAATAATAGAATGAATAGATTTTTTGCTTGAGGATCGGATAGTAAATTGCATATTTTCATGAATTATAATTTCCCCATGTTTTGGAATTTTCCCCATGAGTTTGAGCAAAAAACCTCCTAGAGTTTCATAATCTTCTTTAGGAATATTTAAATTCATTAATTCATTTACATGTTCAATTTCCATTCTGGCATTTACAACAAACTTATTTAACCCGATTTTAATATATTGCTTAGTATCATCATCATATTCATCCTTAATTTCACCTACAACTTCTTCGAGTACATCCTCTATTGTGATTATTCCTACAGTTCCACCATATTCATCAAGCACTATAGCGATTGAGTTTCTTGTTTTCTGCAACAATGTTAAAAGATCATGAGCTTTCATTGATTCAGGAACGTAAGGGACTTCACGAACAAAAGGACCTATAATATTATTGTAATTGTTAACAGTAATTAAATCAATGGGATGAATGATGCCTATCAGATTATCAATTCTGCTTTTATAAACAGGAAGCCTTGAATAACCCGTTTTATTAATAGCATCTATTGCTTTTTCTACACTAGCCTTGGATGAAATGGCAGTGATATTTACAAGAGGAACCATAACATCAGATACATTTGATTCAAAAAGATGGAACGCTCTTCTTATGAGTTTTTTTTCTCCGGTTTCTAAGTCGCTTTCTTCTCCCTCGACAGAAAGAGCAAGCTCCAGTTCTTTTTTAGAAATGAAAATATTTTGTCCGGCAGCATCTTTTTGTATTAAACTGTAAAAAAATTTACTGGTGTAAAAGACAACGTATGTAACAGGAAAGATAATGCGGGAAACATATTTAAAAGGAAGTGCAATTTTTAAAGCCAATTCATCAGCTTTTTGCTGAAAAATTGTTCTGGGCAGGATTTCACCCAAAATTAATAAAAATGGAGTTATAATAATAATGGACCAAAACTCGCTGTTTTTCTGAAATATATTGTCAAACCAAACAGCAGTAAAAACAGAAGAGATGATAACAAATAAATTGGTGCCGGTACTTGTTATTGCAAGAGACCAATCAAGTCTTTCGATTAATTCAAGAAAACGGGCCGCCCCTTTATTACCCCTTCTTGCCAACTGCCTTATCTTTGTTTTATTTGAAGATAAAATAACCATTTCAGATCCGGAAAAAAATCCCTGAATCAGAATACACAGGCTTAAAACACAAATATTAATAACTATAACACTCAATTTAACTCCCCGTCATATTCGTCATAAATTTCTCCGAATAATTCCTCAAGAAGATCTTCCATTGTTACAAGGCCGGTGACTTTATTTTGTTTATTTATGCATATGGCAATGTGTATCCG
It contains:
- the efp gene encoding elongation factor P — encoded protein: MYDSSDLKKGLKIEIDGDPYVIVQFEFVKPGKGQALYKCKLKNMINGSQFDRTYRSGEKFNEAQLEEQEMEYLYSDSSGYCFMNTSTYSQEFLSSEQIGDAINLLKENTVCNVLFFGEKAIELSLPNFLNLQIIKADPWAKGDTAAGSTKPATLETGYVLQVPPFIDEGEYIRIDTRTGQYVERVKNKN
- a CDS encoding hemolysin family protein, yielding MSVIVINICVLSLCILIQGFFSGSEMVILSSNKTKIRQLARRGNKGAARFLELIERLDWSLAITSTGTNLFVIISSVFTAVWFDNIFQKNSEFWSIIIITPFLLILGEILPRTIFQQKADELALKIALPFKYVSRIIFPVTYVVFYTSKFFYSLIQKDAAGQNIFISKKELELALSVEGEESDLETGEKKLIRRAFHLFESNVSDVMVPLVNITAISSKASVEKAIDAINKTGYSRLPVYKSRIDNLIGIIHPIDLITVNNYNNIIGPFVREVPYVPESMKAHDLLTLLQKTRNSIAIVLDEYGGTVGIITIEDVLEEVVGEIKDEYDDDTKQYIKIGLNKFVVNARMEIEHVNELMNLNIPKEDYETLGGFLLKLMGKIPKHGEIIIHENMQFTIRSSSKKSIHSIIVEIIDKIHNSPENSN